Proteins from a genomic interval of Niabella soli DSM 19437:
- a CDS encoding amidohydrolase family protein, with the protein MLIDCNAYVGHWPFLQLQYNRCEGLLSKMNSYGVDLSVISNLNGIFYANTQPGNEELHQELKSRKSFQDRFIPFAVINPIYAGWRRDFKTCMQQWGMKGVRLYPKYHDYTITDANCVELVKMARDANVPVCFNMRMVDSRARSWMDIDYVTGTKKPEWNIKNILPIVELVPDAKYIVLNYANPVALSDKEKQLIQNAHLLIDTSGRGLTHMGEAINSFGVQKFAFGTHAPILDYLTGQLRIESLRPSEATENDKEKIRSGNIKKMLAV; encoded by the coding sequence ATGTTAATTGATTGTAATGCGTATGTTGGCCACTGGCCATTTTTGCAGCTACAGTATAATCGCTGCGAAGGACTATTGTCTAAAATGAACAGCTACGGAGTAGACCTTTCCGTTATCAGTAACCTGAATGGTATCTTTTATGCCAACACGCAGCCAGGCAATGAAGAGCTGCATCAGGAGCTAAAATCCCGCAAATCATTTCAGGACCGGTTCATCCCCTTTGCCGTTATTAATCCCATCTATGCGGGATGGAGGAGGGACTTTAAAACCTGCATGCAGCAGTGGGGCATGAAGGGGGTGCGCCTCTATCCCAAATATCATGATTATACTATTACAGACGCCAATTGTGTAGAACTGGTAAAGATGGCCCGTGATGCGAATGTACCGGTGTGCTTTAACATGCGAATGGTAGACAGCAGAGCACGTTCCTGGATGGATATTGACTATGTGACCGGCACAAAAAAACCGGAATGGAATATAAAAAATATTTTGCCTATAGTGGAATTGGTTCCTGATGCAAAATATATTGTTTTAAATTATGCGAATCCTGTAGCACTCTCCGATAAGGAAAAGCAGCTTATCCAAAATGCCCATCTTTTAATAGATACATCGGGCAGGGGGTTGACGCATATGGGCGAGGCTATAAATAGTTTTGGCGTACAAAAATTTGCTTTTGGTACACATGCGCCGATACTGGATTATTTAACCGGGCAACTGCGTATTGAATCGTTGCGGCCATCCGAGGCAACGGAGAACGATAAAGAAAAGATCCGTAGCGGAAATATTAAGAAAATGCTTGCGGTATAA
- a CDS encoding RNA polymerase sigma factor, translating to MLPDDELLIQLKNGETKAFTAIYNKYHQQLYAYILYFIKDRQFAEDVLQEVFVKIWKHRDRINPRLSFNSYIYRIARNAVLNRMRSMAFERVIEYAGDEQFSYNNNEDAVLWKQYSALFREAVEHLSEQRKKVFQLCREEKRTYANVSQELGIATSTVQDHMVKAIRFIRDYVTKRTGLQLDLFILILLKHLTFFS from the coding sequence ATGCTACCAGACGACGAATTGCTTATACAGTTGAAAAATGGCGAAACAAAAGCGTTTACGGCCATCTACAACAAATACCATCAGCAGCTTTATGCTTATATCCTGTATTTCATAAAGGATCGTCAGTTTGCCGAAGATGTATTGCAGGAAGTATTTGTAAAAATATGGAAGCACCGGGACCGTATCAATCCCCGGTTATCTTTCAACAGCTACATTTACCGTATTGCAAGGAACGCAGTGTTAAACCGTATGCGGAGCATGGCCTTTGAAAGAGTAATTGAATATGCCGGCGATGAGCAATTCTCGTATAACAATAATGAAGACGCTGTTTTATGGAAACAATACAGCGCGCTGTTCAGGGAAGCGGTGGAGCATCTTTCCGAACAACGGAAAAAAGTCTTTCAGCTTTGCAGGGAAGAAAAAAGAACCTATGCAAATGTTTCGCAGGAGTTGGGCATTGCCACCAGCACCGTGCAGGATCATATGGTAAAGGCCATCCGGTTTATCAGGGACTATGTTACTAAACGAACCGGCCTTCAGTTAGACCTCTTTATTTTGATATTGTTGAAGCATCTTACTTTTTTTTCGTAA
- a CDS encoding DegT/DnrJ/EryC1/StrS family aminotransferase, with translation MNQKNGRRIFIRNASVIGLGATVNFGKIAPVLLTNNEKPAILGGVPLFHTPWPKWPMWNKETDEPLVLEVLRSGVWSRAKTVDLFEKKWTAVIGTKRALTTVNGTNALITSVIQSDIGGGDEVILTPYTFIATLTAVLASGAMPVFADVNPDTFQIDPEAIKKKITSRTRAILPVHICGLPADMENIMPIAQQHNLLVIEDACQAWLAEINNKKVGTFGHAGCFSFQNSKHLPMGEGGAIVSDDDTFMDRCVSFHNLGLPYGTAGARPGSKLRLTEYQAAIGLAQLARLSGQTDTRNVNANYLRGQMKDIKGITPHVLNKGVTKAAYHLFPFRYDKRHFANLSRELFIKALQAEGIPCSGGYTPLNAVHNLGNTFETKNYKKMYAAAELSYEKFKENNQCPKNEALCLEAVWLPQNVLLTDKESMDAIVDAIRKIQKNAPAISKTAVK, from the coding sequence ATGAATCAAAAAAATGGCCGCCGGATTTTTATAAGGAATGCTTCCGTTATTGGGCTGGGGGCAACTGTAAATTTTGGAAAAATAGCCCCCGTACTTTTAACAAACAATGAAAAGCCGGCCATTCTGGGGGGTGTGCCTTTGTTTCATACACCCTGGCCCAAATGGCCGATGTGGAATAAGGAAACGGATGAGCCGTTGGTGCTGGAAGTATTACGCAGCGGCGTGTGGTCGCGGGCCAAGACAGTGGATTTATTTGAAAAGAAATGGACCGCCGTTATTGGCACAAAGCGCGCTTTAACCACTGTAAATGGTACCAATGCGTTGATTACCTCGGTAATACAGTCAGATATTGGTGGCGGTGATGAAGTGATATTAACGCCTTATACTTTTATAGCAACACTTACTGCGGTGCTGGCTTCCGGCGCAATGCCGGTATTTGCAGACGTTAACCCGGACACCTTCCAGATAGATCCTGAAGCTATTAAGAAAAAAATTACCAGCCGTACAAGAGCCATTTTGCCCGTGCATATTTGCGGCCTGCCTGCCGATATGGAAAACATAATGCCCATTGCGCAGCAGCATAATTTACTGGTTATTGAAGACGCCTGCCAGGCCTGGCTGGCAGAAATCAATAATAAAAAAGTGGGCACTTTTGGCCATGCGGGCTGTTTTAGTTTTCAAAATTCCAAGCATTTGCCTATGGGAGAGGGCGGCGCCATTGTAAGTGATGATGATACATTTATGGACCGGTGTGTTTCATTTCATAACCTGGGGTTACCCTATGGTACTGCTGGCGCAAGACCGGGCAGCAAACTCCGGCTTACGGAATACCAGGCGGCCATCGGACTGGCACAATTAGCAAGGCTTTCCGGGCAAACGGATACCCGAAATGTCAACGCCAATTATTTACGCGGACAAATGAAAGATATAAAAGGCATTACCCCGCATGTTTTAAACAAAGGCGTTACAAAAGCGGCTTATCATTTATTTCCTTTCAGGTATGACAAGCGTCATTTTGCCAACCTGTCGAGAGAGCTGTTTATAAAAGCACTACAGGCCGAAGGTATTCCCTGTTCGGGCGGCTATACACCCTTAAATGCCGTTCATAACCTGGGCAATACTTTTGAAACAAAAAATTACAAAAAGATGTATGCGGCGGCAGAGCTGAGTTATGAAAAATTTAAGGAAAACAACCAGTGTCCTAAAAATGAAGCGCTGTGCCTGGAAGCAGTATGGTTGCCACAAAATGTATTATTAACAGACAAGGAGAGCATGGACGCTATTGTTGATGCCATCCGCAAAATACAAAAAAATGCGCCGGCAATAAGCAAAACGGCAGTAAAGTAA
- the tnpA gene encoding IS200/IS605 family transposase, translating to MTERYSITYGINVMSYRQIFYQIIFATKNRCKTITEAHCEELYKYIWGIIKNKKCKLYRINGTEDHIHIFSDLHPSISLADYIRDIKASSSIWMKNNSRFPEFRGWQESYGAFTYSIKERSTITSYVKNQKEHHKIEPFYDEYKRLLIENGVAFDEKYLL from the coding sequence TTGACAGAACGGTATTCTATAACCTATGGAATAAATGTCATGAGTTACCGCCAGATTTTTTACCAGATTATATTTGCTACTAAAAATCGCTGTAAAACCATTACAGAAGCGCATTGTGAGGAACTTTACAAATACATCTGGGGTATTATAAAGAATAAAAAATGTAAGCTCTATCGCATCAACGGCACAGAAGATCATATACATATTTTTTCAGACCTTCATCCCTCAATATCACTTGCTGATTATATCAGGGATATAAAAGCATCCAGCAGTATATGGATGAAAAACAATAGTCGGTTTCCAGAATTTCGTGGATGGCAGGAAAGTTACGGTGCCTTCACCTATTCAATAAAAGAAAGGAGTACCATTACCAGCTATGTCAAAAATCAAAAAGAGCATCATAAAATTGAGCCGTTTTACGATGAATATAAGCGGTTGCTAATTGAGAATGGTGTTGCATTTGATGAAAAATATTTATTGTGA
- a CDS encoding heparinase II/III domain-containing protein, which translates to MGLSYQSVAQRIYGGFYTADKLKNSIENCRKYDWAIQLKNSTLQKAAVWKNKTDDALWAMVPAQDVPRTIDVTLNRAAREPKVSGCLNCGNDLSAFGNYPYIVTVEKHPWKIECPVCHALFPTNDFEKYYKSGINKKGVFDSSIADKKLLFNTAHPDVQDPLHQFGVDDGWGYNLTKDKVYRFVGYYNWKQWNYIIDGLSLLSDAWLYSGDTVYAHKAAILLDRIADVYPDMDWAPYAKKGWYHSDGGGGKGKIGGSIWETGLVTTMALSYDKILSGTLNDAALFAFLSKKAKAFQLPSKKGSRELWVHNIDQNILLTIFDAVMKEDIRGNQGMHQLSVAAAAIALNTQPETNKWLNWLFEPLGGAIPGIMLTRFNHDGTSDEGAPGYALMLSGLITQTAALLHGYNGYTAHDILMEFPQLRAGFMVACNMLVAGKSIPNQGDSGATGLVSSSGCNPAFVALGFWLYKDAELGLLAYTANGNKGKGLHAPVYTSNPEALSSEIEAIGKKNHHVSVASRLLSGHGYAILETGGKKNPTGLIMNYGRSINHAHPDQLNIDLFSFGKWLAPDHGYPEYATKWPSNEEWTGTTLSHNLVLVNQKPQKENWTGHTKLFQSVDGFSAVTVSAPDAYPGIEKYERTLLLIGGTKTDTNSYVVDFFNVKGGNDHLLSFHGPPGTMTTTGLQLRQEPGTYAGPDVPKGAWAKGFPVGYSHLYAVQKDSSPAKMFTINWRVSDQYRPVKDPRPVQLKLHVLTPVNDVAVAKGDPPQNKAGNPKNLDYILLHKNGKDLNSVFVSILEPYVAAPFIKNARQIAVDSSEVTILEIENENGTIDYIIKNNVGGHVSTKEIQLEGTIAWLHTRKGKLLRAVLIDMPYLKYKGFSLKGLPSLTGKVLDMNKKTSGEGWILVDRPLPESVTGQYILINNKTNRDAAYLIKEVAPQGKNTRLNFGPLNFVSGFKGPEVNVRKTRVPQTYDLGYEYEFGIGDAFEISQVREIKK; encoded by the coding sequence ATGGGCCTCAGTTATCAATCCGTTGCGCAACGTATTTACGGCGGTTTTTACACGGCAGATAAATTAAAAAACAGTATTGAGAATTGCAGGAAATATGACTGGGCCATACAGTTAAAAAATAGTACGCTGCAAAAAGCGGCGGTTTGGAAAAATAAAACAGATGATGCTTTATGGGCAATGGTTCCGGCCCAGGACGTGCCCAGAACAATAGACGTTACCTTAAACCGTGCAGCCCGTGAGCCCAAAGTGTCTGGTTGCCTAAACTGCGGGAATGATTTATCGGCCTTTGGCAATTACCCGTATATTGTAACGGTTGAAAAACATCCCTGGAAAATAGAATGCCCGGTTTGTCATGCCCTGTTTCCTACAAATGATTTTGAAAAGTATTATAAAAGCGGCATCAATAAGAAGGGGGTCTTTGATTCATCCATTGCCGACAAAAAACTACTGTTCAATACGGCGCATCCCGACGTGCAGGATCCGCTGCATCAATTTGGTGTGGATGACGGATGGGGATACAATCTTACAAAGGATAAAGTATACCGCTTTGTGGGCTATTATAACTGGAAGCAGTGGAACTATATTATTGATGGACTGAGCCTATTGTCCGATGCATGGCTGTATTCAGGCGATACGGTTTATGCGCATAAAGCCGCGATTCTTTTAGACCGCATTGCAGATGTATATCCTGATATGGATTGGGCACCGTATGCTAAAAAAGGCTGGTATCATTCTGATGGCGGCGGGGGCAAAGGAAAGATCGGCGGCTCCATATGGGAAACGGGTTTGGTCACTACCATGGCGCTAAGCTACGACAAAATACTCAGCGGAACCCTGAACGACGCAGCGCTGTTTGCCTTTTTAAGCAAAAAAGCGAAGGCGTTTCAGCTTCCTTCAAAAAAGGGAAGCCGCGAACTATGGGTGCATAATATTGATCAAAATATTTTGCTGACAATTTTTGACGCAGTGATGAAAGAAGATATTCGCGGCAACCAGGGGATGCATCAGTTGAGTGTGGCCGCCGCTGCTATAGCGTTGAATACGCAGCCCGAAACCAATAAATGGCTCAACTGGCTGTTTGAACCCCTGGGAGGCGCCATTCCCGGAATTATGCTCACCCGTTTTAACCACGACGGCACTTCCGACGAAGGAGCGCCGGGTTACGCACTAATGTTGTCCGGACTAATAACGCAAACTGCTGCATTACTCCATGGCTACAACGGGTACACGGCGCATGATATACTCATGGAATTTCCCCAGTTAAGAGCAGGCTTTATGGTTGCCTGCAACATGCTGGTAGCCGGTAAATCAATTCCCAACCAGGGCGATTCCGGAGCTACGGGCCTGGTATCTTCATCGGGCTGTAACCCGGCATTTGTTGCTTTGGGATTTTGGCTTTATAAGGATGCAGAGCTGGGATTGCTGGCCTATACAGCCAATGGTAACAAGGGCAAGGGGCTGCATGCTCCTGTTTACACCAGCAATCCTGAAGCCTTAAGCAGTGAAATAGAAGCAATCGGGAAAAAAAATCATCATGTGTCTGTTGCCAGCCGGCTGTTAAGCGGTCATGGATATGCTATATTAGAAACAGGCGGAAAGAAAAATCCTACAGGGTTGATTATGAACTATGGCCGTTCCATCAATCACGCACATCCGGACCAGTTGAATATCGATCTTTTCAGTTTCGGAAAATGGCTGGCGCCGGATCATGGTTATCCGGAGTATGCCACCAAATGGCCTTCTAACGAAGAATGGACCGGCACTACACTATCACATAATCTTGTACTGGTAAATCAAAAACCACAAAAGGAAAACTGGACCGGCCATACAAAACTATTTCAATCCGTGGATGGGTTTTCAGCAGTAACCGTAAGCGCGCCGGACGCTTATCCCGGCATAGAAAAGTATGAACGCACGTTGCTTTTAATCGGCGGCACTAAAACAGATACCAATAGTTATGTGGTTGATTTTTTTAACGTAAAAGGCGGCAACGACCATTTGCTTAGTTTTCATGGCCCGCCGGGCACAATGACGACTACGGGGCTTCAACTACGGCAGGAGCCGGGAACCTATGCGGGGCCTGATGTGCCGAAAGGTGCATGGGCAAAAGGATTCCCTGTCGGATACTCCCATTTGTATGCAGTACAGAAAGATAGCAGCCCCGCCAAAATGTTCACCATTAACTGGCGGGTCAGTGATCAGTACCGGCCCGTAAAAGATCCACGACCGGTTCAGTTGAAACTACACGTTTTAACACCGGTGAACGATGTGGCGGTTGCAAAGGGAGATCCGCCTCAAAATAAGGCCGGCAATCCCAAAAATCTGGATTATATACTCCTTCATAAAAACGGAAAAGATCTTAACTCGGTTTTTGTAAGTATACTGGAACCGTACGTCGCTGCTCCTTTTATTAAAAATGCCCGCCAGATTGCCGTTGATAGCAGTGAGGTAACTATTTTAGAAATAGAAAATGAAAACGGAACTATAGATTATATTATCAAAAATAATGTTGGTGGTCATGTCAGCACAAAAGAAATTCAGTTGGAGGGCACTATAGCCTGGCTGCACACCCGAAAAGGTAAATTGCTGCGGGCTGTTTTGATAGATATGCCTTATCTGAAGTATAAGGGTTTTTCCCTGAAAGGCTTGCCGTCCCTGACGGGGAAGGTATTGGATATGAATAAAAAAACGAGCGGCGAGGGTTGGATTCTGGTGGACCGGCCACTGCCTGAAAGCGTTACCGGGCAGTATATTTTGATTAATAATAAAACAAACAGGGACGCTGCCTATTTAATCAAGGAAGTAGCACCACAAGGGAAAAATACGAGACTGAATTTTGGACCGTTGAATTTTGTCAGCGGATTTAAAGGTCCGGAGGTAAATGTGCGAAAAACGCGGGTGCCGCAGACCTACGATTTAGGGTATGAGTATGAGTTCGGGATCGGTGATGCGTTCGAAATCAGCCAGGTTCGGGAAATAAAAAAGTAA
- a CDS encoding FecR family protein translates to MISKSTAYYNGLIEGYLNGQCTPEQEKELWMYLSSSRSNKTILDQLQKKFDLDAVAPQLLDGGNSKRIFNKITEAMGRPGRIPKQGYIKWLGIAAMLVVLAGTIILFVSRAPGGGSAPQKLVKGDVPPGGNRGVMVLAGGARIDFEKITIGDSVKESGLVIAKTGEGEVRMRTAGNAVDTGEQPQMNTIQTPVGGQYKVTLSDGTTVWMNAGSVLKFPVTFTDTERSVQAEGELYFEVAKDAAHPFKVKTGEQVAEVLGTHFSVKSNANNAIVKTTLLEGRIRISGGTAQPRILEPGEASEFKAKTSELKVTVNKNPEEVTAWKNGYFLFDSTNFSTVQEQLEKWYDVTFLYAEVPQMQFFGKVPRNVPLSHVLKLMEMVGAIKFKIRGREVYVTNG, encoded by the coding sequence ATGATATCAAAATCAACCGCATATTATAACGGATTAATAGAAGGGTATCTGAACGGACAATGCACGCCTGAGCAGGAGAAAGAGCTTTGGATGTACCTGAGCAGCTCCCGCTCCAATAAAACGATCCTGGATCAGTTGCAAAAAAAATTCGACCTGGACGCAGTTGCCCCGCAATTGCTGGACGGCGGAAACAGCAAGCGGATTTTCAATAAGATCACTGAAGCGATGGGCCGGCCCGGAAGGATCCCCAAACAGGGGTATATAAAATGGCTGGGCATAGCAGCGATGCTGGTAGTGTTGGCCGGAACAATTATCCTGTTTGTAAGCCGCGCACCGGGTGGGGGCAGCGCTCCCCAAAAGCTGGTGAAAGGCGATGTGCCTCCCGGAGGCAACCGGGGCGTTATGGTGCTTGCCGGTGGCGCCCGGATCGATTTTGAAAAGATAACGATCGGAGATAGTGTTAAAGAGAGCGGTTTGGTTATAGCAAAGACCGGTGAAGGAGAAGTGCGCATGCGTACTGCCGGAAATGCAGTAGACACCGGCGAACAGCCGCAAATGAATACGATACAAACACCAGTTGGCGGCCAGTATAAAGTAACCTTGTCTGATGGTACCACCGTATGGATGAATGCGGGGTCCGTATTAAAATTCCCTGTCACTTTTACGGATACAGAACGTTCAGTTCAGGCCGAAGGCGAATTATATTTTGAAGTGGCAAAAGATGCGGCACATCCCTTTAAAGTGAAGACAGGAGAACAGGTAGCAGAGGTACTGGGCACTCATTTTTCCGTAAAATCCAACGCCAATAACGCCATTGTAAAAACAACGTTGCTGGAAGGCCGCATCCGTATCTCGGGGGGAACGGCTCAGCCCCGCATCCTGGAACCAGGGGAGGCCTCGGAATTTAAAGCCAAAACGAGCGAGCTGAAAGTAACCGTAAATAAAAATCCGGAGGAGGTTACGGCCTGGAAGAACGGATACTTTTTATTTGACAGTACCAACTTTAGCACCGTGCAGGAGCAGCTTGAAAAATGGTATGATGTTACGTTTCTATACGCCGAAGTGCCGCAAATGCAATTCTTTGGCAAAGTGCCACGAAACGTACCATTGTCGCACGTGCTGAAGCTGATGGAAATGGTTGGCGCAATAAAATTTAAAATACGGGGGAGAGAAGTATATGTAACAAACGGATAA
- a CDS encoding DeoR/GlpR family DNA-binding transcription regulator: MRKDERQKFILKEINLHNKVLCADLSVQLKVSDDTIRRDIIELAEIGKVVKVHGGAVGTSFISPFSGQNEVYALELKKIIAEKALRLIKNNSTVLTEGGTTILELAKMIPKNMKATFFTISPQIAITLSEFDNIEVITIGGRLLKNANLHVGSGMINQLSEIRADLCLLGANAFSVEEGLTDLDWEVVQAKKALIRSAKKVAVLTISEKLNSIQTIKICDVNQVNYLITELEASDDRLLKYQDTNLTLL, encoded by the coding sequence ATGCGCAAAGACGAAAGACAAAAATTTATATTAAAAGAAATCAACCTCCACAATAAAGTATTGTGCGCGGATTTGAGTGTGCAGCTAAAAGTTTCCGACGATACCATCAGGCGGGATATTATTGAGCTGGCGGAAATAGGCAAAGTAGTAAAAGTGCATGGGGGCGCCGTTGGCACTTCCTTTATTTCTCCTTTTAGCGGGCAAAACGAAGTATATGCTCTTGAATTAAAAAAGATCATTGCAGAAAAAGCGCTGCGGCTGATCAAAAATAATTCAACCGTACTTACGGAAGGAGGAACTACCATACTTGAACTGGCTAAAATGATCCCCAAAAACATGAAAGCCACCTTTTTTACCATCAGTCCTCAAATTGCCATTACGCTCTCTGAATTTGACAATATTGAAGTGATTACTATCGGCGGAAGATTGCTAAAAAATGCCAACCTTCACGTAGGTTCGGGCATGATCAATCAGCTATCGGAAATAAGAGCCGACCTTTGCCTGCTGGGTGCCAACGCTTTTTCGGTGGAAGAAGGGTTAACCGATCTTGACTGGGAAGTGGTTCAGGCGAAAAAGGCCCTGATACGCTCTGCTAAAAAAGTGGCAGTGCTCACTATTTCTGAAAAACTAAACTCCATCCAAACCATTAAGATCTGTGATGTAAACCAGGTCAATTATCTTATTACTGAATTAGAGGCCAGCGACGATCGTTTACTAAAGTACCAGGACACCAACCTCACTTTACTTTAA